A stretch of Eleutherodactylus coqui strain aEleCoq1 chromosome 2, aEleCoq1.hap1, whole genome shotgun sequence DNA encodes these proteins:
- the LOC136610996 gene encoding E3 ubiquitin/ISG15 ligase TRIM25-like has product MASAAVRDELLCSICLSTYTDPVMLRCGHNFCRVCIHQVLDTQGKSGVYSCPECRQRSQKRPALMRNLALRNIVESFLITPTQTEAGIFCTYCVDFPVPAAKSCLHCEASLCEKHLRVHSKSAEHVLSEPRANLENRKCSVHKKILEYYCTEDAACICVTCSLAGEHQGHRLEMLDEASEKKKERLRNVLQKLTIRREETEERVRSLEERRRKAQEEAAGEAERVTALCRDIRRRLDNLEKRALSEISRQEKEESLLSSTLIQKLEIQKDKLSKKMRHMEELCNMTDSLTVLQEPDTGDLCDPEEEGGNEDTMEHDGGDGDTRGHDEGHEDTGGHDKPLHDLDGPDVAVISDTLHTLDDIIRGIRRGIYAEGPVDILLDVSTAGNKIHISDNRKTATGTQENQKRPETAERFQYNQVMSSQRFSSGQHYWDVEIRRSGYWRVGMCYPSIDRRRRQSYLGDNNKSWCLRRFNNQYSVIHDREEIPLPDNFTSNRFRICLDYEDGRLSFYELCDPIRHLHTIAASFSEPLHAALGVGNSIITILEGATTGRNHNRN; this is encoded by the coding sequence atggcgtctgctgctgtgagagacgagctgctctgctccatctgtcTGAGCACTTATACCGATCCTGTAATgctgagatgtggacacaacttctgccGGGTCTGTATTCATCAGGTGCTGGATACACAGGGAAAGTCTGGAGTTTATTCCTGTCCTGAATGCAGACAAAGGTCTCAGAAGCGGCCGGCACTGATGAGGAACTTGGCTCTGCGTAACATCGTGGAGAGCTTCCTGATTACTCCGACACAGACGGAAGCCGGGATTTtctgcacttactgtgtggactTTCCTGTACCGGCTGCTAAATCCTGTCTGCACTGTGAAGCTTCTCTGTGCGAGAAACACCTGAGAGTTCACAGCAAGTCAGCAGAACACGTCTTATCTGAGCCCAGAGCCAACCTGGAGAACAGGAAATGTTCTGTCCATAAGAAGATCCTAGAATATTACTGCACTGAGGACGCCGCTTGTatctgtgtgacctgcagtctggCCGGAGAACATCAGGGTCATCGGTTGGAGATGCTGGATGAGGCCTCTGAGAAGAAAAAGGAGAGACTGAGAAATGTTCTCCAGAAACTGACCATAAGGAGGGAGGAGACTGAGGAAAGAGTCCGGAGTCTGGAGGAGCGCAGGAGGAAAGCTCAAGAAGAAGCAGCTGGAGAAGCAGAGAGAGTGACTGCCCTGTGTAGAGACATCAGGAGACGGCTGGACAACCTGGAGAAGAGGGCCCTGAGCGAGATCTCCAGGCAGGAGAAGGAAGAGTCACTCTTATCCTCTACTCTGATCCagaagctggaaatacagaaggaCAAGCTGTCCAAGAAGATGAGACACATGGAGGAGCTGTGTAAcatgactgattcactgactgtcTTACAGGAACCAGACACCGGGGACTTGTGTGATcctgaggaggagggaggcaatgAGGACACAATGgaacatgatggaggtgatggggacacaAGGGGACATGATGAAGGTCATGAGGACACAGGGGGACATGATAAACCGCTCCATGATTTAGATGGTCCAGATGTGGCTGTGATCtcagacacattacacacattagATGACATAATAAGAGGTATAAGGAGGGGGATCTATGCGGAGGGTCCTGTAGACATATTACTGGATGTAAGCACGGCTGGTAATAAAATCCATATATCAGACAACCGGAAAACTGCAACAGGGACACAAGAGAACCAGAAGCGTCCAGAAACAGCAGAGAGATTCCAGTATAATCAGGTGATGAGCAGCCAGAGATTCTCCTCAGGACAACATTACTGGGATGTAGAAATCAGGAGATCAGGTTACTGGAGGGTGGGAATGTGTTACCCCAGTATAGACAGGAGGAGGCGCCAGTCATACTTGGGAGATAATAACAAGTCTTGGTGTTTGAGGAGATTTAATAATCAATATTCAGTGATACATGACAGGGAAGAGATCCCATTACCTGACAATTTCACTAGTAATAGATTCAGGATCTGTCTGGATTATGAGGACGGGCGGCTGTCCTTTTATGAGCTGTGTGACCCCATTAGACACTTACACACCATCGCTGCCTCCTTCTCCGAGCCCCTTCATGCTGCATTAGGGGTGGGTAACAGTATTATAACTATATTGGAGGGGGCAACAACTGGGAGAAATCATAATAGAAACTGA